A single Dunckerocampus dactyliophorus isolate RoL2022-P2 chromosome 2, RoL_Ddac_1.1, whole genome shotgun sequence DNA region contains:
- the LOC129173539 gene encoding uncharacterized protein LOC129173539 isoform X2 yields the protein MDVLVHVVVSLLLAQKVEGSGVMTTFVQQGKDNLFKVEDNITFTKVYDQLVWKFNKNYTIVRLMAEQQQKIFPNYETRVSVVQRFSLLINNVQASDSGFYTALLLGSPDLNVAEYHLRVQDAVSPVELVVVSVSTRNDLCNLTVMCTTDSVRVNSTFRCDQDNCSEVDRRHSGAATPALYLQAFFSNVSIVCNHSNKVSWTMDAKEVRDICVQSGEPDKTSIANWIWISVLAALGLGLLGLLGLLYKWITYRNRVMDRTDNQHTDLSESNHAILNTNNLNDASNLSPNTTYALVEFHTGPREQRITGKTSPETMYAQVMRAKPKMDTGHGIQVSLDNKTLNL from the exons ggtCTGGAGTGATGACCACATTTGTGCAGCAGGGAAAGGACAACCTCTTCAAAGTGGAGgataatattacatttactaAAGTTTACGACCAATTGGTCTGGAAGTTCAATAAAAATTATACCATAGTAAGATTAATGgctgaacaacaacaaaaaatatttcccAATTATGAAACAAGAGTTAGTGTAGTACAACGTTTCTCGTTGCTTATAAACAACGTTCAAGCGTCTGACAGTGGATTCTACACTGCACTGCTGCTAGGTTCTCCAGACCTGAATGTGGCAGAATATCACCTTCGAGTTCAAG ATGCAGTGTCACCCGTCGAACTTGTGGTGGTGTCGGTGTCCACCCGCAACGACTTGTGTAACCTCACGGTGATGTGCACAACCGACAGCGTGCGTGTCAACAGCACTTTTAGATGTGATCAAGACAATTGCAGCGAGGTGGATAGGCGACATTCAGGCGCCGCAACCCCAGCTTTGTATCTCCAGGCCTTCTTCTCTAATGTCTCCATCGTCTGCAACCACAGCAACAAGGTCAGCTGGACTATGGACGCAAAGGAGGTTCGTGACATATGCGTTCAAAGTGGAG AACCTGACAAAACTTCAATAGCTAACTGGATCTGGATATCAGTCCTTGCTGCACTAGGTCTTGGCCTTCTAGGTCTTCTAGGTCTTCTTTACAAGTGGATTACCTACAGAA ATCGAGTCATGGACCGCACAGACAATCAACATACAGACCTTTCG gagagcAACCATGCCATTTTGaatacaaataatttaaatGATGCCTCAAATCTTTCTCCAAACACCACCTACGCCTTGGTAGAATTTCACACTGGTCCGCGAGAGCAACGCATTACTGGCAAGACCTCGCCCGAGACGATGTATGCTCAAGTCATGAGAGCAAAGCCCAAGATGGACACGGGGCACGGGATTCAAGTCTCACTAGACAATAAAACCCTCAACTTGTAG
- the LOC129173539 gene encoding uncharacterized protein LOC129173539 isoform X1 has product MDVLVHVVVSLLLAQKVEGSGVMTTFVQQGKDNLFKVEDNITFTKVYDQLVWKFNKNYTIVRLMAEQQQKIFPNYETRVSVVQRFSLLINNVQASDSGFYTALLLGSPDLNVAEYHLRVQDAVSPVELVVVSVSTRNDLCNLTVMCTTDSVRVNSTFRCDQDNCSEVDRRHSGAATPALYLQAFFSNVSIVCNHSNKVSWTMDAKEVRDICVQSGEPDKTSIANWIWISVLAALGLGLLGLLGLLYKWITYRKNPTNDFCKYPTDRVMDRTDNQHTDLSESNHAILNTNNLNDASNLSPNTTYALVEFHTGPREQRITGKTSPETMYAQVMRAKPKMDTGHGIQVSLDNKTLNL; this is encoded by the exons ggtCTGGAGTGATGACCACATTTGTGCAGCAGGGAAAGGACAACCTCTTCAAAGTGGAGgataatattacatttactaAAGTTTACGACCAATTGGTCTGGAAGTTCAATAAAAATTATACCATAGTAAGATTAATGgctgaacaacaacaaaaaatatttcccAATTATGAAACAAGAGTTAGTGTAGTACAACGTTTCTCGTTGCTTATAAACAACGTTCAAGCGTCTGACAGTGGATTCTACACTGCACTGCTGCTAGGTTCTCCAGACCTGAATGTGGCAGAATATCACCTTCGAGTTCAAG ATGCAGTGTCACCCGTCGAACTTGTGGTGGTGTCGGTGTCCACCCGCAACGACTTGTGTAACCTCACGGTGATGTGCACAACCGACAGCGTGCGTGTCAACAGCACTTTTAGATGTGATCAAGACAATTGCAGCGAGGTGGATAGGCGACATTCAGGCGCCGCAACCCCAGCTTTGTATCTCCAGGCCTTCTTCTCTAATGTCTCCATCGTCTGCAACCACAGCAACAAGGTCAGCTGGACTATGGACGCAAAGGAGGTTCGTGACATATGCGTTCAAAGTGGAG AACCTGACAAAACTTCAATAGCTAACTGGATCTGGATATCAGTCCTTGCTGCACTAGGTCTTGGCCTTCTAGGTCTTCTAGGTCTTCTTTACAAGTGGATTACCTACAGAA AAAATCCAACCAATGATTTCTGCAAATACCCTACAGATCGAGTCATGGACCGCACAGACAATCAACATACAGACCTTTCG gagagcAACCATGCCATTTTGaatacaaataatttaaatGATGCCTCAAATCTTTCTCCAAACACCACCTACGCCTTGGTAGAATTTCACACTGGTCCGCGAGAGCAACGCATTACTGGCAAGACCTCGCCCGAGACGATGTATGCTCAAGTCATGAGAGCAAAGCCCAAGATGGACACGGGGCACGGGATTCAAGTCTCACTAGACAATAAAACCCTCAACTTGTAG
- the LOC129173494 gene encoding kelch-like protein 10 isoform X2, translating into MNYDGRLSSKCVSLYEELRLTRRLNDAVMKIDNAEFHVHKIILCNCSPYFGALFLRWSTPGQMVYVIYGLTPHLMQLFIDFAYTGSVSVTEDNVQDLLVAADKFNVTGIVQTCCTFLTEQLCSENCIGIWQFTKNCYTPELQLKAYQYILYHFEEVATADELRQLSMQDFCDILDRDDLIVKKENIVYEAILHWIAHAPWERGRNLAALLAKVRLALTSQEYITINVLSNQQVQNSRECLDMVAFAARVMRHMTTHSVSGYCNLVARPRLPSAILLAIGGWSGPSATDCTEAYDVHANCWDYLFDKMDQPRAYCGAAFLNDSIYCLGGFDGAEHYNTVSRFDLNTRTWQEVAPMHYRRCYVSVTVLNGCIYAIGGFDGHVRLKTAEYYRPETNQWTFIASMHEQRSDASCTALNDKIYVCGGFNGNEPLQTAEYYSPETNEWTMIAPMSSRRSGVGVIGFADHIYASPVQITPV; encoded by the exons ATGAATTATGATGGAAGACTTTCAAGCAAATGTGTCTCTCTTTACGAAGAACTGCGTCTAACGAGGAGACTTAACGACGCTGTTATGAAAATAGACAATGCTGAATTTCATGTCCATAAAATCATCCTATGCAACTGCAGCCCCTACTTTGG AGCCCTCTTTCTACGTTGGTCAACCCCAGGCCAGATGGTCTATGTCATATATGGTCTGACACCTCACTTAATGCAGCTCTTCATTGACTTTGCATACACAGGCTCTGTGTCCGTGACAGAGGACAATGTACAGGACTTGTTAGTGGCAGCTGATAAGTTCAATGTGACCGGCATTGTTCAAACCTGCTGCACATTTCTAACAGAACAGCTCTGCTCAGAGAACTGCATCGGCATCTGGCAGTTCACAAAGAACTGTTACACCCCAGAGCTGCAGCTCAAGGCCTACCAATACATCCTTTACCACTTTGAGGAAGTTGCAACCGCTGATGAGTTGCGGCAACTCTCTATGCAGGACTTCTGTGACATCCTTGACAGAGATGACTTGATagtgaaaaaggaaaacatCGTTTATGAGGCCATCCTACACTGGATTGCACATGCACCTTGGGAGCGAGGCAGAAACCTGGCAGCCCTCTTAGCAAAA GTGCGTCTAGCTCTGACGAGTCAGGAGTACATCACCATCAACGTGTTGTCCAATCAGCAGGTGCAGAACAGTCGGGAATGCTTAGACATGGTTGCTTTTGCAGCACGAGTGATGCGACACATGACAACACACTCAGTGTCCGGATATTGCAACCTTGTTGCCCGTCCTCGCCTACCTTCTGCTATCCTGCTGGCGATTGGTGGCTGGAGTGGCCCAAGTGCAACAGACTGCACTGAGGCCTATGATGTGCATGCCAACTGTTGGGACTACCTTTTTGACAAAATGGATCAACCCCGTGCTTACTGCGGTGCTGCCTTTCTTAATGACTCCATCTACTGTCTGGGTGGCTTTGATGGTGCAGAACATTACAACACTGTAAGCCGCTTTGACCTGAACACACGCACCTGGCAGGAAGTGGCGCCCATGCACTATCGTCGCTGCTATGTGAGCGTAACTGTGCTAAACGGATGCATCTACGCAATAGGTGGTTTTGATGGACATGTAAGACTAAAGACTGCAGAATACTACAGACCTGAGACCAACCAGTGGACTTTTATTGCCAGTATGCACGAACAAAGAAGTGATGCCAGCTGCACAGCCCTCAACGACAAG atttatgtgtgtggtggttTTAATGGAAATGAACCCTTGCAAACAGCAGAGTATTACAGCCCAGAGACCAACGAGTGGACAATGATTGCCCCAATGAGCAGCCGCCGCAGTGGCGTTGGAGTCATTGGATTTGCTGACCATATTTACGCA
- the LOC129173494 gene encoding kelch-like protein 10 isoform X3: MNYDGRLSSKCVSLYEELRLTRRLNDAVMKIDNAEFHVHKIILCNCSPYFGALFLRWSTPGQMVYVIYGLTPHLMQLFIDFAYTGSVSVTEDNVQDLLVAADKFNVTGIVQTCCTFLTEQLCSENCIGIWQFTKNCYTPELQLKAYQYILYHFEEVATADELRQLSMQDFCDILDRDDLIVKKENIVYEAILHWIAHAPWERGRNLAALLAKVRLALTSQEYITINVLSNQQVQNSRECLDMVAFAARVMRHMTTHSVSGYCNLVARPRLPSAILLAIGGWSGPSATDCTEAYDVHANCWDYLFDKMDQPRAYCGAAFLNDSIYCLGGFDGAEHYNTVSRFDLNTRTWQEVAPMHYRRCYVSVTVLNGCIYAIGGFDGHVRLKTAEYYRPETNQWTFIASMHEQRSDASCTALNDKIYVCGGFNGNEPLQTAEYYSPETNEWTMIAPMSSRRSGVGVIGFADHIYAFKATTL, from the exons ATGAATTATGATGGAAGACTTTCAAGCAAATGTGTCTCTCTTTACGAAGAACTGCGTCTAACGAGGAGACTTAACGACGCTGTTATGAAAATAGACAATGCTGAATTTCATGTCCATAAAATCATCCTATGCAACTGCAGCCCCTACTTTGG AGCCCTCTTTCTACGTTGGTCAACCCCAGGCCAGATGGTCTATGTCATATATGGTCTGACACCTCACTTAATGCAGCTCTTCATTGACTTTGCATACACAGGCTCTGTGTCCGTGACAGAGGACAATGTACAGGACTTGTTAGTGGCAGCTGATAAGTTCAATGTGACCGGCATTGTTCAAACCTGCTGCACATTTCTAACAGAACAGCTCTGCTCAGAGAACTGCATCGGCATCTGGCAGTTCACAAAGAACTGTTACACCCCAGAGCTGCAGCTCAAGGCCTACCAATACATCCTTTACCACTTTGAGGAAGTTGCAACCGCTGATGAGTTGCGGCAACTCTCTATGCAGGACTTCTGTGACATCCTTGACAGAGATGACTTGATagtgaaaaaggaaaacatCGTTTATGAGGCCATCCTACACTGGATTGCACATGCACCTTGGGAGCGAGGCAGAAACCTGGCAGCCCTCTTAGCAAAA GTGCGTCTAGCTCTGACGAGTCAGGAGTACATCACCATCAACGTGTTGTCCAATCAGCAGGTGCAGAACAGTCGGGAATGCTTAGACATGGTTGCTTTTGCAGCACGAGTGATGCGACACATGACAACACACTCAGTGTCCGGATATTGCAACCTTGTTGCCCGTCCTCGCCTACCTTCTGCTATCCTGCTGGCGATTGGTGGCTGGAGTGGCCCAAGTGCAACAGACTGCACTGAGGCCTATGATGTGCATGCCAACTGTTGGGACTACCTTTTTGACAAAATGGATCAACCCCGTGCTTACTGCGGTGCTGCCTTTCTTAATGACTCCATCTACTGTCTGGGTGGCTTTGATGGTGCAGAACATTACAACACTGTAAGCCGCTTTGACCTGAACACACGCACCTGGCAGGAAGTGGCGCCCATGCACTATCGTCGCTGCTATGTGAGCGTAACTGTGCTAAACGGATGCATCTACGCAATAGGTGGTTTTGATGGACATGTAAGACTAAAGACTGCAGAATACTACAGACCTGAGACCAACCAGTGGACTTTTATTGCCAGTATGCACGAACAAAGAAGTGATGCCAGCTGCACAGCCCTCAACGACAAG atttatgtgtgtggtggttTTAATGGAAATGAACCCTTGCAAACAGCAGAGTATTACAGCCCAGAGACCAACGAGTGGACAATGATTGCCCCAATGAGCAGCCGCCGCAGTGGCGTTGGAGTCATTGGATTTGCTGACCATATTTACGCA
- the LOC129173539 gene encoding uncharacterized protein LOC129173539 isoform X3, whose protein sequence is MTTFVQQGKDNLFKVEDNITFTKVYDQLVWKFNKNYTIVRLMAEQQQKIFPNYETRVSVVQRFSLLINNVQASDSGFYTALLLGSPDLNVAEYHLRVQDAVSPVELVVVSVSTRNDLCNLTVMCTTDSVRVNSTFRCDQDNCSEVDRRHSGAATPALYLQAFFSNVSIVCNHSNKVSWTMDAKEVRDICVQSGEPDKTSIANWIWISVLAALGLGLLGLLGLLYKWITYRKNPTNDFCKYPTDRVMDRTDNQHTDLSESNHAILNTNNLNDASNLSPNTTYALVEFHTGPREQRITGKTSPETMYAQVMRAKPKMDTGHGIQVSLDNKTLNL, encoded by the exons ATGACCACATTTGTGCAGCAGGGAAAGGACAACCTCTTCAAAGTGGAGgataatattacatttactaAAGTTTACGACCAATTGGTCTGGAAGTTCAATAAAAATTATACCATAGTAAGATTAATGgctgaacaacaacaaaaaatatttcccAATTATGAAACAAGAGTTAGTGTAGTACAACGTTTCTCGTTGCTTATAAACAACGTTCAAGCGTCTGACAGTGGATTCTACACTGCACTGCTGCTAGGTTCTCCAGACCTGAATGTGGCAGAATATCACCTTCGAGTTCAAG ATGCAGTGTCACCCGTCGAACTTGTGGTGGTGTCGGTGTCCACCCGCAACGACTTGTGTAACCTCACGGTGATGTGCACAACCGACAGCGTGCGTGTCAACAGCACTTTTAGATGTGATCAAGACAATTGCAGCGAGGTGGATAGGCGACATTCAGGCGCCGCAACCCCAGCTTTGTATCTCCAGGCCTTCTTCTCTAATGTCTCCATCGTCTGCAACCACAGCAACAAGGTCAGCTGGACTATGGACGCAAAGGAGGTTCGTGACATATGCGTTCAAAGTGGAG AACCTGACAAAACTTCAATAGCTAACTGGATCTGGATATCAGTCCTTGCTGCACTAGGTCTTGGCCTTCTAGGTCTTCTAGGTCTTCTTTACAAGTGGATTACCTACAGAA AAAATCCAACCAATGATTTCTGCAAATACCCTACAGATCGAGTCATGGACCGCACAGACAATCAACATACAGACCTTTCG gagagcAACCATGCCATTTTGaatacaaataatttaaatGATGCCTCAAATCTTTCTCCAAACACCACCTACGCCTTGGTAGAATTTCACACTGGTCCGCGAGAGCAACGCATTACTGGCAAGACCTCGCCCGAGACGATGTATGCTCAAGTCATGAGAGCAAAGCCCAAGATGGACACGGGGCACGGGATTCAAGTCTCACTAGACAATAAAACCCTCAACTTGTAG